The following are encoded together in the Tepidiforma bonchosmolovskayae genome:
- the proC gene encoding pyrroline-5-carboxylate reductase → MKVAIVGGGVMGEAILAGALDRGVFEPQDVTVIEKVDARRTQLRAAYGVEATAEFGPMGDAGLVVLAVKPQELATVKGRVRPGALILSIMAGVRIATIQEAFDHQFVVRAMPNTPAAIRAGMTAWTAAPGVTVEQRSVARRLLGAIGRELYVDDERKIDMATAVSGSGPAYVFLFIEALIEGAVNVGLPRAQAEELVIQTVAGSAQYLQESGKSAAELRAMVTSPAGTTAAGLLEMERAALRAAIIEGVRAAYARAVELGGPA, encoded by the coding sequence ATGAAGGTCGCAATCGTCGGCGGCGGCGTGATGGGCGAGGCGATCCTCGCCGGGGCGCTCGACCGGGGGGTGTTCGAGCCGCAGGATGTCACGGTCATCGAGAAGGTCGATGCCCGGCGGACGCAGCTGCGGGCAGCCTACGGCGTGGAGGCCACGGCCGAGTTCGGGCCGATGGGCGATGCCGGGCTCGTGGTGCTGGCGGTGAAGCCGCAGGAGCTCGCGACGGTGAAGGGGCGGGTACGGCCGGGTGCGCTCATCCTTTCGATCATGGCCGGCGTGCGGATCGCCACGATCCAGGAGGCGTTCGACCACCAGTTCGTCGTACGCGCGATGCCGAACACGCCAGCGGCGATCCGGGCCGGCATGACCGCGTGGACGGCGGCGCCGGGCGTGACGGTCGAGCAGCGGAGCGTGGCGCGGCGGCTGCTGGGGGCCATCGGGCGGGAGCTTTACGTCGACGACGAGCGGAAGATCGACATGGCGACGGCGGTGAGCGGCAGCGGGCCAGCCTACGTGTTCCTGTTCATCGAGGCGCTCATCGAAGGGGCCGTGAACGTCGGGCTGCCGCGGGCGCAGGCGGAGGAGCTGGTCATCCAAACGGTGGCGGGCTCGGCGCAGTACCTGCAGGAGAGCGGCAAGAGCGCGGCCGAGCTGCGGGCGATGGTAACTTCGCCTGCGGGGACGACCGCGGCGGGGCTGCTCGAGATGGAGCGCGCGGCGCTCAGGGCGGCGATTATCGAAGGCGTGCGGGCGGCGTACGCCCGCGCCGTCGAGCTGGGCGGGCCGGCATGA
- a CDS encoding YggS family pyridoxal phosphate-dependent enzyme — protein MTAAAGSIAERAAAVRERIARACARAGRDPASVRLIAVSKTFGPEAVAEALAAGIREFGENRVQEALAKIPAVAELAAQRGLPAPTWHLVGHLQTNKARAAAGAFAILHGIDSTRLLQALDRAAAAPTRVLLEVNVAGEPTKFGFAPGDVAGAVALAQTLPHIEVAGLMTVAPRAEDPEAVRPVFRGLAELARQLGLPELSMGMTEDFEVAIEEGATMVRIGRAIFGERA, from the coding sequence ATGACCGCGGCGGCAGGCAGCATCGCGGAGCGGGCGGCGGCCGTGCGCGAACGGATCGCGCGGGCCTGCGCCCGTGCCGGACGGGACCCGGCATCGGTGCGGCTGATCGCGGTGAGCAAGACCTTCGGGCCGGAAGCGGTGGCGGAGGCGCTCGCGGCCGGCATCCGCGAGTTCGGCGAGAACCGGGTGCAGGAAGCGCTGGCGAAAATCCCGGCGGTTGCGGAGCTGGCGGCGCAGCGGGGGCTCCCGGCGCCGACGTGGCACCTGGTGGGGCACCTCCAGACGAACAAGGCGCGGGCCGCTGCGGGGGCCTTTGCTATACTCCACGGCATCGATTCGACCCGGCTCCTCCAGGCGCTCGACCGTGCTGCTGCGGCCCCCACCAGGGTGCTGCTCGAGGTCAACGTGGCCGGCGAGCCGACCAAGTTCGGCTTCGCGCCGGGGGACGTGGCCGGCGCCGTGGCGCTGGCGCAGACCCTCCCGCACATCGAAGTGGCCGGACTGATGACCGTGGCGCCGCGGGCGGAGGACCCGGAGGCGGTGCGGCCGGTTTTTCGCGGCCTGGCGGAGCTCGCCCGGCAGCTCGGGCTGCCCGAACTGTCGATGGGGATGACCGAGGACTTCGAGGTCGCCATTGAGGAAGGGGCCACCATGGTGCGGATCGGGCGGGCGATATTTGGAGAACGCGCATGA
- a CDS encoding vitamin B12-dependent ribonucleotide reductase: MVTTTHDIPGLGGDFQPAELSHNAKVVIERRIAKRNEQGDAVETPDEVFRRVARNLAEAELRFGGTEQDRAAAEESFYRLMASLDFLPNSPTLVNAGRELQQLSACFVLPVPDSIEGIFEAIKQTAIIHKSGGGTGFSFSRLRPANAKVKSTMGVASGPVSFMKVFDAATEAIKQGGTRRGANMGILRVDHPDIDEFIEMKADMTTLTNFNISVAVTEAFMKALEAGTTYDIIDPQTGQPVAKRDAREVWEKMVRNAWKNGDPGVIFIDRINASRANPVPKRGPVESTNPCGEQPLYPHDSCNLGSINLKHFTKGEPGAKTVDFERLRTTVWRAVHLLDNVIEMNQYPIPEIAEVSHAIRRIGLGVMGWADMLIDLRIPYNSEEALRLAREVMSFIQKEADAASEQLARVRGNFPDWADSIYGPKGPEGPRPMRNATRTTIAPTGTLSIIANCSGGIEPVFALAFIRSHYLDKNDPTKRTELTEVNEQFEAVAKAEGFYSEELMRFLAEGGHLSERPEVPKWVKDVFVTAHEISPEWHVRMQAAFQEFTDNAVSKTINFPNSATVDDVRISYELAYRTGCKGITIYRDGSREFQVLKHAEKSDAEKAVEAAQAIVAQAAGPVRRRLPDERQAITHKFRVGEQEGYMTVGLFEDGTPGEVFINVSKQGSTVSGLMDTVAMLTSYALQYGVPLSELASKLKNTRFEPSGPTSNKEIPIATSIVDYVFRWLELKFGGSKAAAQPALIPPDLVVESTGANVAAKLHSDAVASGVGCPECGAVLYYAEGCLVCHNCFYNKCG; encoded by the coding sequence ATGGTCACCACCACGCACGACATTCCCGGGCTCGGGGGCGACTTTCAGCCGGCGGAGCTTTCACACAATGCGAAGGTGGTGATCGAACGCCGCATCGCCAAGCGGAACGAGCAGGGCGATGCGGTTGAGACGCCGGACGAGGTGTTCCGGCGGGTTGCCCGGAACCTGGCTGAAGCGGAACTTCGGTTCGGCGGGACGGAGCAGGACCGGGCCGCGGCGGAGGAGTCGTTCTACCGGCTGATGGCGTCGCTCGATTTCCTGCCGAACTCGCCGACGCTGGTGAATGCCGGGCGGGAGCTGCAGCAGCTCTCGGCGTGCTTCGTGCTGCCGGTGCCGGACTCGATCGAGGGCATCTTCGAGGCGATTAAGCAGACGGCGATCATCCACAAGTCGGGCGGCGGGACCGGGTTCTCGTTCTCCCGCCTGCGGCCGGCCAACGCCAAGGTGAAGTCGACGATGGGCGTGGCGAGCGGGCCGGTGTCGTTCATGAAAGTCTTCGATGCGGCAACCGAGGCGATAAAGCAGGGCGGGACGCGCCGGGGCGCGAACATGGGCATTTTGCGGGTCGACCACCCGGATATCGATGAGTTCATCGAGATGAAGGCCGACATGACCACGCTGACGAACTTCAACATCAGCGTGGCCGTGACCGAGGCGTTCATGAAGGCGCTGGAGGCGGGGACGACCTACGACATCATCGACCCACAAACCGGCCAGCCGGTTGCGAAGCGGGACGCCCGCGAGGTGTGGGAGAAGATGGTGCGGAACGCCTGGAAGAACGGCGACCCGGGGGTGATCTTCATCGACCGGATCAACGCAAGCCGGGCGAACCCGGTGCCGAAGCGCGGGCCGGTTGAGTCGACGAACCCGTGCGGCGAGCAGCCGCTCTATCCGCACGACTCGTGCAACCTCGGCTCGATCAACCTGAAGCACTTCACAAAGGGGGAGCCCGGGGCGAAGACGGTTGATTTCGAGCGGCTGCGGACGACGGTCTGGCGGGCGGTGCACCTGCTCGACAACGTGATCGAGATGAACCAGTACCCGATTCCCGAGATTGCGGAGGTTTCGCACGCGATTCGGCGGATCGGGCTCGGGGTGATGGGCTGGGCCGACATGCTCATCGACCTGCGCATCCCGTACAACTCGGAGGAGGCGCTGCGGCTGGCGCGCGAGGTGATGTCCTTCATCCAGAAGGAGGCGGACGCGGCGAGCGAGCAGCTGGCGCGGGTGCGGGGAAACTTCCCGGACTGGGCCGATTCGATCTACGGGCCGAAGGGGCCCGAAGGGCCGCGGCCGATGCGGAACGCAACGCGGACGACCATTGCGCCGACGGGCACGCTGAGCATCATTGCGAACTGCTCGGGCGGGATTGAGCCGGTCTTCGCGCTGGCCTTCATCCGCTCGCACTACCTGGACAAGAACGACCCGACGAAGCGGACCGAACTGACCGAGGTGAACGAGCAGTTCGAGGCAGTGGCGAAAGCAGAGGGGTTCTACAGCGAGGAGCTGATGCGGTTCCTCGCCGAGGGCGGGCACCTGTCGGAGCGGCCGGAGGTGCCGAAGTGGGTGAAGGACGTGTTCGTGACCGCGCACGAGATTTCGCCGGAGTGGCACGTGCGGATGCAGGCGGCCTTCCAGGAGTTCACCGACAATGCGGTCTCGAAGACGATCAACTTCCCGAACTCGGCGACGGTCGATGACGTGCGGATTTCGTACGAGCTGGCGTACCGGACGGGGTGCAAGGGGATCACCATCTACCGGGACGGCTCGCGCGAGTTCCAGGTGCTGAAGCACGCGGAGAAGTCGGACGCCGAGAAGGCGGTCGAGGCGGCGCAGGCGATTGTGGCGCAGGCCGCGGGGCCGGTGCGGCGGCGGCTGCCGGACGAGCGGCAGGCGATCACGCACAAGTTCCGCGTCGGCGAGCAGGAAGGGTACATGACGGTCGGCCTGTTCGAGGACGGGACGCCGGGCGAGGTGTTCATCAATGTCTCGAAGCAGGGCTCGACGGTCTCGGGGCTGATGGACACGGTCGCGATGCTGACGAGCTACGCGCTGCAGTATGGCGTGCCGCTCTCGGAGCTGGCCTCGAAGCTGAAGAACACGCGGTTCGAGCCGAGCGGCCCGACCAGCAACAAGGAGATCCCGATCGCGACAAGCATCGTGGACTACGTGTTCCGGTGGCTGGAGCTGAAGTTCGGCGGTTCGAAGGCGGCGGCCCAGCCGGCGCTCATCCCGCCGGACCTGGTGGTCGAGAGCACGGGCGCGAACGTGGCCGCGAAGCTACACAGCGACGCGGTGGCCAGCGGGGTCGGCTGCCCGGAGTGCGGCGCGGTGCTGTACTACGCGGAGGGCTGCCTCGTCTGCCACAACTGCTTCTACAACAAGTGCGGCTGA
- the nrdR gene encoding transcriptional regulator NrdR produces the protein MRCPYCHYRDSRVTDSRSTDDGIRRRRQCIRCGERFTTVEVVQVSTVQIVKRDGRREEFSREKLLRGLRAACAKRSISVAQLEAIVAEIEAKVQADGRAEVPSQVVGELAMDALRKLDHIAYIRFASVYRSFADIESLKEAVEQLEQGRVPTFEERTLQLSLPEPEPTDLRAVRLGRDEAASLAETAR, from the coding sequence GTGCGCTGCCCCTACTGCCACTACCGGGATTCGCGGGTAACGGATAGCCGTTCGACCGACGACGGGATCCGCCGGCGCCGGCAGTGCATCCGCTGCGGCGAGCGGTTCACGACGGTGGAGGTTGTGCAGGTTTCGACGGTGCAGATCGTGAAGCGGGACGGGCGCCGGGAGGAGTTCTCGCGCGAGAAGCTGCTCCGGGGTCTGCGGGCCGCGTGCGCGAAGCGGTCGATCTCCGTGGCGCAGCTGGAAGCGATCGTCGCCGAGATTGAAGCGAAGGTGCAGGCGGACGGCCGCGCCGAGGTGCCATCGCAGGTGGTGGGAGAACTTGCGATGGACGCGCTGCGGAAGCTGGACCACATCGCCTACATCCGCTTCGCTTCGGTGTACCGGTCGTTTGCCGACATCGAGTCGCTGAAGGAGGCGGTGGAGCAGCTGGAGCAGGGCCGGGTCCCAACCTTCGAGGAGCGGACGCTGCAGCTGTCGCTCCCGGAGCCCGAGCCGACCGACCTGCGGGCCGTCCGGCTCGGGCGGGACGAGGCCGCATCCCTGGCGGAAACGGCACGGTAG